A genomic region of Homalodisca vitripennis isolate AUS2020 chromosome 5, UT_GWSS_2.1, whole genome shotgun sequence contains the following coding sequences:
- the LOC124362971 gene encoding venom serine protease 34-like has translation MPPKFILISAISFCIFLSCVESQSISEEASDCQCGNTTSTGLALRVVGGRYLEEGEHPFLALLIKDSYFICGGSIISKRFVLTAAHCIEDKHPLDNFYAVFGTHDKTQKFKEGVIQYRAVERIITHPDYYETRSGILINDIALLQVGTIHFNARVQPICLPDLDLSRFKAAKIQGWGSTNFKGKAPRFPKEAILSVLTEQECRMSPVQPMIRHVQDIHHAVVCAYERATDACQGDSGGPLFISNEKGLVYQIGIVSFGLECGNTEDIPSMYTRLSSYMDWIKLHIDSVCSAIA, from the exons ATGCCACCTAAATTCATTCTAATCTCCGCTATTTCTTTCTGCATCTTTCTTAGTTGCGTG GAGAGTCAATCAATCTCTGAAGAGGCTTCTGATTGCC AATGTGGTAACACGACTTCCACGGGCTTGGCGCTGCGGGTGGTTGGCGGTCGTTACCTGGAGGAGGGCGAACATCCTTTCCTGGCTCTCCTGATAAAGGACTCCTACTTCATTTGTGGAGGCTCCATCATCAGCAAACGCTTTGTGCTCACTGCAGCACACTGTATAGAGGACAA ACACCCTCTTGACAACTTTTACGCAGTGTTTGGAACTCATGATAAGACACAGAAGTTCAAAGAAGGCGTCATTCAGTATCGAGCTGTAGAACGGATTATAACACATCCAGATTACTACGAAACACGTAGCGGAATTTTAATTAATGACATCGCCCTTCTTCAAGTTGGCACGATACACTTCAATGCTAGAGTGCAGCCCATCTGCCTCCCGGATTTAG ATTTGAGTAGATTCAAAGCGGCGAAGATACAAGGCTGGGGCTCAACGAACTTCAAGGGAAAGGCGCCAAGGTTCCCCAAGGAGGCGATcctctcggtgctgaccgagcAAGAATGCAGGATGTCCCCAGTACAGCCCATGATACGCCATGTCCAGGATATCCACCACGCGGTAGTGTGTGCCTATGAGAGGGCCACAGACGCTTGTCAG GGTGACAGTGGTGGGCCGCTGTTTATATCAAATGAAAAAGGACTAGTGTATCAAATAg GAATAGTATCTTTTGGACTGGAGTGTGGCAACACGGAAGATATACCTAGCATGTACACCCGACTCTCTAGTTACATGGATTGGATAAAGCTTCATATAGACTCTGTCTGTTCTGCCATAGCCTGA